From the genome of candidate division WOR-3 bacterium, one region includes:
- a CDS encoding penicillin-binding protein 2, giving the protein MAKNDLWKFKLARIYFSVIFGVIIWLLIKYQIIDFKKYQTEANVYHLKKFVLFPKRGEIYDKKGRILAYSLPFFKLEIYSQYLNEKKTASVCSLLLKFFPQYSFTQISQRLTKRRFFYFTKNLDYETGKILEKEISKKGLRDVLCLKENFRRIYPYREVVNLLGFLDDQQEGIIGIEKKFNELLKGKEGYCYLQKDASANLYSYPNYPKIPPVDGEDVYLTIDLDIQRLVYEELKKAVKKEEARRGSCVVIDCENLEILALVDYPEINPDFFYLTPASLCESFEPGSIFKLVILTTVLSSPEKESFLKNRYDLRGGYFQVGKKKIYDAERKKLGVIDFFDIFIYSSNIGVSQLALRIKKENFYAMVRKFGFGKKIDIGIPNEDVGVIPYFRNKNISDVDYCNNVFGQGIRVNLLQIALAYLTIVQNGYYVKPILVKKIGGRVCQPETIEKVTDEENVKMIKEILYNVCARGTGQLAVFSEDIKICGKTGTAQKFEPKFKSYSNTKSTISFVGFFPMEKPKFLIVLLLDEPKKSRFASQGVCPIFRKIAYKIWHLKNDFANLKNEISRLN; this is encoded by the coding sequence ATGGCGAAGAATGATTTGTGGAAATTTAAATTGGCTAGAATTTACTTTTCTGTTATTTTTGGCGTTATAATTTGGTTATTAATAAAATATCAAATTATTGACTTCAAAAAATATCAAACAGAGGCAAATGTTTATCATTTAAAAAAATTTGTTCTTTTCCCCAAACGAGGTGAGATATATGATAAAAAAGGAAGAATATTAGCATATTCTTTACCATTCTTTAAATTGGAAATTTATTCCCAATATTTAAATGAAAAAAAAACTGCCAGCGTGTGTTCTCTGCTTTTAAAATTTTTTCCCCAATATTCCTTTACACAGATTTCTCAAAGGTTAACGAAAAGACGATTTTTTTATTTTACCAAAAATCTTGATTACGAAACAGGAAAAATTTTAGAAAAAGAAATATCCAAAAAGGGATTACGTGACGTTTTATGTTTAAAAGAAAATTTCCGGAGAATCTATCCTTACCGCGAAGTTGTTAATTTATTAGGTTTTCTTGATGATCAGCAAGAGGGAATAATAGGAATTGAGAAAAAATTTAATGAACTTCTTAAAGGAAAAGAGGGATATTGTTATTTACAGAAAGATGCTTCTGCCAATCTTTATTCTTATCCTAATTATCCGAAAATTCCACCGGTAGATGGAGAGGATGTCTATTTAACAATTGATTTAGATATTCAAAGATTGGTTTATGAAGAGTTAAAAAAAGCAGTAAAAAAGGAAGAGGCCAGAAGAGGTAGTTGTGTGGTTATTGATTGCGAAAATTTAGAAATTTTGGCTTTAGTTGATTATCCGGAGATTAATCCTGATTTTTTTTATCTTACTCCAGCGAGTCTCTGCGAATCTTTTGAGCCAGGTTCAATTTTTAAGTTAGTGATTCTAACAACCGTGTTAAGTTCTCCTGAAAAAGAGTCCTTTTTAAAAAACCGTTACGATCTACGAGGCGGCTATTTCCAGGTTGGAAAAAAGAAGATTTATGATGCTGAAAGAAAAAAATTAGGCGTTATTGATTTTTTTGATATTTTTATTTATTCTTCTAATATTGGTGTTTCTCAGTTAGCTTTAAGAATAAAAAAAGAGAATTTTTATGCCATGGTTAGGAAATTTGGTTTTGGTAAAAAAATAGATATCGGAATCCCTAACGAGGATGTTGGTGTTATTCCTTATTTTAGAAACAAAAATATTTCGGATGTTGATTATTGTAATAATGTTTTTGGCCAAGGAATTAGAGTTAATTTATTGCAGATTGCCCTAGCCTATTTAACGATTGTTCAAAATGGTTATTATGTTAAACCAATTCTTGTTAAAAAAATTGGTGGCAGAGTATGTCAACCAGAAACAATAGAAAAAGTTACTGATGAAGAAAATGTAAAAATGATAAAAGAAATTCTTTATAATGTGTGTGCGAGAGGTACCGGGCAGCTTGCTGTCTTTTCTGAAGATATTAAAATTTGCGGAAAAACAGGAACAGCACAGAAATTTGAACCAAAATTTAAAAGTTATTCAAACACCAAGTCAACAATTTCTTTTGTTGGCTTTTTCCCAATGGAAAAACCAAAATTTTTAATCGTCCTTTTATTAGACGAACCAAAAAAAAGTAGATTTGCTTCCCAAGGTGTATGTCCGATATTTCGTAAAATCGCCTACAAAATTTGGCACCTTAAAAATGACTTTGCTAATTTAAAAAATGAAATTAGTAGACTTAATTAA
- a CDS encoding UDP-N-acetylmuramoyl-L-alanyl-D-glutamate--2,6-diaminopimelate ligase, with translation MKLVDLIKKIDNLEIFGERDILIEGITSFSKEVKKNYLFAAIPGFKTDGFFYLEEAKKNGAVAFLLPKERKKDLEKKDGFTYIYTDEIRKTYSLICKNFYNQIDENLDLIGVTGTQGKTTTTYLVKHILNSFNIPTGLVGTIQNFDGENWTKSLNTTPASEIIYSLLNKLYIKNIKYCVMEISSHALALDRVYGLNFQIAGLTNLGHDHLDFHRSIENYKDSKRKLFEYLKNGGWAVINNDDSFGRELISIIDKNKVNIITYGIDLPASIKGKILKFDLSGMEFIVKIDNKKEVKGKAKIFGKFNLYNILLSLGIVKSLGFCEEEVLKKIENFEGVPGRLEKVDNDLGINAFIDFAHTPESLKEVLKVLRPFSKKLILVFGCGGERDKEKRPLMGKVACEFADIIIITQDNSRSESFKDILEDILKGVNKKVIIEEDRKKAIEKGVSLAGKEDTILVAGKGHEEYQIIDSQIFYFSDKEELKKALNKCCI, from the coding sequence ATGAAATTAGTAGACTTAATTAAAAAAATAGATAATTTAGAAATCTTTGGAGAAAGGGATATCCTAATTGAAGGAATTACTTCTTTCTCTAAAGAGGTGAAGAAAAATTATCTCTTTGCGGCGATTCCTGGATTCAAGACCGATGGCTTTTTTTATTTAGAAGAAGCAAAAAAAAATGGAGCAGTGGCATTCTTGTTGCCTAAAGAGAGAAAAAAAGATTTGGAGAAAAAAGATGGTTTTACCTATATTTATACTGATGAAATAAGAAAAACTTATTCCTTAATTTGTAAAAATTTTTATAACCAAATTGATGAGAATTTAGATTTGATCGGTGTTACCGGTACGCAAGGAAAAACAACAACAACTTATTTGGTTAAACATATTTTAAATTCTTTTAATATCCCTACGGGTTTGGTTGGTACTATTCAAAATTTTGATGGCGAGAATTGGACAAAATCTTTAAATACTACACCTGCTAGCGAAATTATTTATTCATTGCTTAATAAGCTTTATATAAAAAATATCAAATATTGCGTAATGGAAATTTCTTCACATGCTTTAGCACTAGATAGAGTTTATGGTCTAAATTTTCAAATAGCTGGATTAACAAATTTAGGACACGACCATTTAGATTTTCATAGAAGTATAGAAAATTATAAAGATAGTAAGCGAAAATTGTTTGAATATCTAAAAAATGGGGGATGGGCAGTAATAAATAATGACGACAGTTTTGGAAGAGAGTTAATTAGTATAATTGACAAAAATAAAGTTAATATTATTACTTACGGGATAGATTTGCCAGCTTCAATAAAGGGTAAAATTTTAAAATTTGATTTGAGCGGAATGGAGTTTATTGTGAAAATCGATAATAAAAAAGAGGTAAAGGGAAAAGCAAAAATTTTTGGAAAATTTAATTTATACAATATTTTGTTAAGTTTAGGAATTGTAAAAAGTTTAGGATTTTGTGAAGAAGAAGTTTTAAAAAAAATAGAAAATTTTGAGGGAGTACCAGGAAGATTGGAGAAAGTTGATAATGATTTAGGTATAAACGCTTTTATCGATTTTGCTCATACGCCCGAAAGTTTAAAAGAGGTGCTAAAGGTTCTTCGTCCATTTAGTAAAAAATTAATTTTAGTTTTTGGTTGCGGTGGCGAAAGAGATAAAGAAAAAAGACCATTGATGGGTAAGGTGGCTTGTGAATTTGCTGATATTATAATTATTACCCAAGATAATAGCCGTTCAGAGAGTTTCAAAGACATTTTAGAGGATATTTTAAAAGGTGTGAATAAAAAAGTAATTATTGAAGAAGACAGAAAAAAGGCTATTGAGAAAGGAGTTTCTTTAGCAGGAAAAGAAGATACGATTCTCGTAGCGGGAAAAGGGCACGAAGAATACCAAATTATTGATAGTCAAATTTTTTATTTTAGTGATAAAGAAGAATTAAAAAAAGCTTTGAATAAATGTTGTATTTAA
- the mraY gene encoding phospho-N-acetylmuramoyl-pentapeptide-transferase, with the protein MLYLILYPLKDLWFGFNIFRYITFRAFCGGALAIILVLLLGKKTINYLKKKNFIQPIKKFMPEEHLKKNIPTMGGILIVFVCLISFLLFADITNRYIILGISFFIGFAIIGFWDDYYKVKRKKGLEIKTKLILESIMILLLVTLLYFWAENKQLRGVTQVLFFKNILLNFKGFYPVMAFIFMLIVSNGINFTDGLDGLAAGLIAISSGVYGVLAYCGGNFKIANYLNLLYIKEVGELSVFALILMGACLGFLWFNAHPAEIFMGDIGSLPLGMMVGYLALASKQEILFIFAGGVFLLEFLSVFLQVVYFRLTKGKRIFLMAPLHHHYEMKGEKEEKIVIRFWIIGVLLGIIALASLKIR; encoded by the coding sequence ATGTTGTATTTAATACTTTATCCTTTAAAAGATTTATGGTTTGGTTTTAATATTTTCCGTTACATAACTTTCCGAGCTTTTTGTGGCGGTGCTTTGGCAATTATCTTAGTATTATTATTAGGGAAAAAAACAATTAATTATTTAAAAAAGAAAAATTTTATTCAACCTATAAAAAAATTTATGCCCGAAGAACATCTTAAAAAGAATATTCCTACAATGGGTGGAATTTTAATTGTCTTTGTTTGTCTAATCTCTTTTTTGCTTTTTGCTGATATTACTAATCGATACATAATTTTAGGCATTTCTTTTTTTATTGGCTTTGCGATTATCGGGTTTTGGGACGATTATTATAAAGTTAAAAGAAAAAAGGGGTTAGAAATCAAAACAAAATTAATTTTAGAAAGTATTATGATTTTGCTGTTAGTTACATTACTTTATTTTTGGGCAGAAAATAAACAATTAAGAGGAGTTACTCAAGTGCTTTTTTTTAAAAATATTCTTCTTAATTTTAAAGGCTTTTATCCAGTAATGGCTTTTATCTTTATGTTAATTGTAAGCAACGGAATAAATTTTACTGATGGATTAGATGGTTTAGCAGCAGGTTTAATTGCTATAAGCAGTGGAGTATACGGAGTACTTGCTTATTGTGGCGGAAATTTTAAAATTGCTAATTATTTAAATCTTCTTTATATCAAAGAAGTAGGGGAATTAAGCGTTTTTGCTTTGATTTTAATGGGTGCTTGTTTGGGATTTTTATGGTTTAACGCCCATCCGGCAGAAATTTTTATGGGTGATATAGGCTCTCTGCCTTTGGGGATGATGGTGGGTTATTTAGCATTGGCTAGCAAACAAGAAATCTTATTTATTTTTGCTGGCGGGGTATTTTTATTGGAATTCTTATCGGTCTTTTTACAAGTAGTTTATTTTCGTCTTACCAAAGGTAAGAGAATTTTTTTAATGGCTCCTCTTCATCATCACTACGAGATGAAAGGAGAAAAAGAAGAGAAAATTGTAATTCGGTTTTGGATTATCGGTGTACTTTTAGGAATAATTGCTTTAGCAAGCCTAAAAATAAGATGA
- the murD gene encoding UDP-N-acetylmuramoyl-L-alanine--D-glutamate ligase: MRYLVLGLGRQGKGITKFLLENNEIVYGYDQNEERKKEFLRYKNFQWIKEEDIKKLKNIKNLIVIASAGIHDENPIIKTASQFWPIISDIEFVYSFIKNTTIIAVTGTNGKSTTTCLIAEILLKDKKDVFYGGNLAPGQPAIEAVWAKKEFNILEISSFQLARIKNFKPHIGVLLNISYEHLDWHKNFEDYQKSKMRIFENQTEKDYCVINKNLIHSPYFKVSRPQIKTFSADNQFTDAYYDKIKKEFFINLDGYPNKLINIEEMKFIGKIHYENILAAIIVAKILNINEETIREALKNFKGLPHRLELVLEKNGIKYINNSMCTNPMAGIKSLLAFDKKVILITGGKEKNLPIEDYIHTISKKAKHTILFGENKEKLKKELLNINYYNLSLAESLAEAVLRAKEVSKPGDIILFSPAFASFDYFQDFIERGEKFKKIVYEIEANKN; encoded by the coding sequence ATGAGATATCTCGTATTAGGGTTAGGAAGACAAGGAAAAGGGATTACAAAATTTCTTTTAGAAAATAATGAAATAGTATATGGATATGATCAAAACGAAGAAAGGAAAAAAGAATTTTTAAGATATAAAAACTTTCAATGGATAAAAGAAGAAGATATTAAAAAACTAAAAAATATTAAAAATTTAATTGTAATCGCTAGCGCTGGGATTCACGACGAAAATCCTATAATAAAGACAGCAAGTCAGTTTTGGCCAATAATTTCGGATATTGAGTTTGTTTATTCTTTTATAAAAAATACTACAATTATTGCTGTTACTGGAACAAATGGAAAATCTACGACTACCTGTTTAATTGCCGAAATTTTGTTGAAGGATAAAAAAGATGTGTTTTACGGAGGTAATTTGGCGCCTGGTCAGCCTGCTATTGAAGCAGTATGGGCTAAAAAAGAATTTAATATATTAGAAATTTCTTCTTTTCAATTAGCACGGATAAAAAATTTTAAACCACACATAGGAGTATTGCTTAATATAAGTTATGAACATTTAGATTGGCATAAAAATTTTGAAGATTATCAAAAAAGCAAAATGAGAATTTTTGAAAATCAAACAGAAAAAGATTATTGTGTAATTAACAAGAATTTGATACATAGCCCTTATTTTAAAGTTTCTCGACCTCAAATAAAAACTTTTTCGGCGGATAACCAATTTACTGATGCTTATTATGATAAGATAAAAAAAGAATTTTTCATAAATCTTGATGGATATCCAAATAAACTTATAAATATTGAAGAAATGAAATTTATTGGAAAGATTCATTACGAAAATATCTTAGCCGCTATTATCGTTGCTAAAATATTAAACATTAATGAAGAAACAATTAGGGAAGCTCTTAAAAATTTCAAAGGTTTGCCTCACCGTTTGGAACTGGTATTGGAAAAAAATGGGATTAAATATATTAATAATTCAATGTGTACTAATCCGATGGCAGGAATAAAATCTTTGCTTGCTTTTGATAAAAAAGTTATTTTAATTACGGGAGGCAAAGAGAAAAATCTGCCCATAGAAGATTATATTCACACGATTTCAAAAAAGGCAAAACATACAATTTTATTTGGTGAGAATAAAGAAAAATTAAAAAAAGAACTTTTGAATATAAATTATTATAACCTTTCTTTAGCTGAATCCTTAGCCGAGGCAGTATTAAGAGCTAAAGAAGTAAGTAAACCTGGAGATATAATTCTTTTTTCTCCTGCTTTTGCAAGTTTTGATTATTTTCAAGATTTTATTGAACGAGGAGAAAAATTTAAGAAAATCGTTTATGAAATTGAAGCAAATAAAAATTGA
- a CDS encoding FtsW/RodA/SpoVE family cell cycle protein, translated as MKLKQIKIDLIFLEIILLFTFFSLLVIYSSTMIEGPIYFKKHLLRVLIGIGALILGILIPYEFWSGKRAKILYIFSTIILFLTVLFSKTIRQFSLFSLKFQPQEFCKIFLLFFVAEFLSRIREKKELGKFHLEIFLIILIISLILVQPAIGTTIILFLTVLIMFLFSGIRFSVILVYSLVVFLLVFLGINTFPHAKRRFEKFREREIYQQYHSRIAIGSGGLLGKGLGCGKQKFKFIPKIHTDFIFAGMAEELGFFTILLLLLGYYFVLMRGITIAQNANSDFGRFFAIGFTFMLSFYIFIHIFSSLALIPVTGQPLPFISYGGSALISNLFAIGVMLNISRERKVPYEI; from the coding sequence ATGAAATTGAAGCAAATAAAAATTGATTTGATTTTTTTAGAAATTATTTTGCTTTTTACTTTTTTTTCTCTTTTAGTTATTTATTCTTCCACTATGATAGAAGGTCCGATTTATTTTAAAAAACATCTTTTAAGAGTACTTATTGGTATTGGAGCTCTTATCTTAGGAATACTTATTCCTTACGAATTTTGGAGCGGAAAAAGAGCAAAGATTTTGTATATTTTTTCGACAATTATTCTTTTTTTAACCGTATTGTTTTCAAAAACAATTCGGCAATTTTCTCTCTTTTCTTTAAAATTTCAACCACAAGAATTTTGTAAAATTTTTTTACTCTTTTTTGTGGCTGAGTTTTTAAGTAGAATAAGAGAAAAAAAAGAATTGGGAAAATTTCATTTAGAAATTTTTTTAATAATTTTAATAATTTCTTTAATTTTAGTCCAACCAGCAATTGGTACTACAATAATTTTATTTTTAACCGTTTTGATAATGTTTCTATTTTCCGGAATTAGGTTTTCGGTTATTTTAGTATACAGTTTGGTAGTTTTTTTGCTTGTTTTTTTGGGAATTAATACTTTTCCTCATGCAAAAAGAAGATTTGAGAAATTCCGAGAGAGAGAAATTTATCAACAATATCATTCGAGAATTGCTATTGGTTCAGGCGGGCTTTTAGGAAAAGGTTTAGGATGTGGTAAGCAAAAATTTAAATTTATTCCTAAAATCCACACTGATTTTATTTTTGCCGGAATGGCTGAAGAATTAGGATTTTTTACAATCTTGCTTTTATTATTGGGATATTATTTTGTTTTGATGAGAGGAATTACAATTGCTCAGAATGCAAATAGTGATTTCGGCAGGTTTTTTGCTATTGGTTTTACTTTTATGCTTTCTTTTTATATTTTTATTCATATTTTTTCTTCACTGGCGTTAATTCCGGTAACAGGGCAACCTTTACCCTTTATATCTTATGGCGGAAGTGCTTTAATAAGCAATCTTTTTGCTATCGGAGTAATGTTAAATATTTCTCGGGAAAGAAAGGTTCCCTATGAGATATAA
- a CDS encoding UDP-N-acetylglucosamine--N-acetylmuramyl-(pentapeptide) pyrophosphoryl-undecaprenol N-acetylglucosamine transferase, which translates to MRYNIFISAAVTGGHIMPGISISQELKKFNFNCIFLGKKGGIEERIYKEYNLNYYLLPIYHPFSKGYKEMLLFFLTLIYNVLKLFYLYWHFKPKALIATGNYFCILPILITKIFSKPIYLLEQNVTLGRTVKYFSIFAEKVFLGFPLSNSYLRKNSKFVYTGNPLRKEIVEESLKNGEEKFCIVLGGSLGARKLVEIGIRLAEEFPEEYFLIQGGLKKDEEIIKQKKLKNVEIFNFKLDIYKYLKNAKVVITRAGGLTISEILCFKVPAIFIPYPFAKDNHQQKNAQYLAQNIGTFFASENDWKNIKNMFLQLLTNKELREKMKVNMEKFAKKEGANLITQLIIEKLKK; encoded by the coding sequence ATGAGATATAATATTTTTATTAGTGCCGCCGTTACAGGAGGACACATAATGCCTGGTATAAGTATTAGTCAAGAATTAAAAAAATTCAATTTTAATTGTATCTTTTTAGGTAAGAAAGGCGGGATTGAAGAGAGAATATATAAAGAGTATAATCTCAATTATTATCTATTACCAATTTATCATCCCTTTAGTAAAGGATATAAAGAAATGTTATTATTTTTTTTGACTTTGATTTATAACGTCTTAAAATTATTTTATCTTTATTGGCATTTTAAACCAAAAGCTTTAATCGCTACGGGAAATTATTTTTGTATATTACCAATTTTAATTACGAAGATATTTTCTAAACCAATCTATCTTTTAGAACAAAATGTAACTTTAGGGAGAACAGTGAAATATTTTTCAATTTTTGCTGAGAAAGTTTTTTTAGGATTCCCTTTAAGTAACAGTTATTTAAGAAAAAATTCAAAATTTGTTTATACTGGTAATCCTTTGAGAAAAGAAATCGTTGAAGAAAGTTTAAAAAATGGAGAAGAGAAATTTTGTATAGTTTTAGGGGGAAGTTTGGGAGCGAGAAAATTGGTTGAAATAGGTATAAGATTAGCAGAAGAATTTCCGGAAGAATATTTTTTAATTCAAGGGGGTCTTAAAAAAGATGAGGAAATAATTAAGCAAAAGAAATTAAAAAATGTTGAAATTTTTAATTTCAAATTAGATATTTATAAATATTTAAAAAATGCGAAAGTGGTAATAACTCGGGCAGGAGGATTAACTATTTCGGAAATTTTATGTTTTAAGGTCCCTGCGATTTTTATTCCTTATCCCTTTGCTAAAGATAACCATCAACAAAAAAACGCCCAATATCTCGCACAAAATATCGGAACTTTTTTCGCTAGTGAAAATGACTGGAAAAACATAAAAAATATGTTTTTGCAATTACTTACTAATAAGGAGCTAAGAGAAAAAATGAAAGTAAATATGGAAAAATTTGCCAAGAAAGAAGGAGCTAATTTAATTACTCAATTGATTATCGAAAAATTAAAAAAATGA
- the murC gene encoding UDP-N-acetylmuramate--L-alanine ligase, whose amino-acid sequence MKKNDLVFIKKRWQIKKIHFVGIGGSGMSGLALVLKNLGFEISGSDIKKTSLTEFLEKNGIRVYYSHDEENVKNADLVVFSSAIPPSNPELVYARSLNIPVIPRAEMLSELMRMKYSIAVSGTHGKTTTTSLIAHILEFAHKDPTVIIGGRILGMDSGAKLGKSDYLVCEADESDKSFLMLFPTVAVVTNIEPEHLDHYKDLISLKSAFLEFLNKTPFFGLCVINEDDPSLKEIKNSIKRRVLTYGFSSTADFQIKNIKLRKNFSSFDLYYKNQKWLSLKIPLLGVHNILNASAAVIVAKELGVKKEKIKKALKIFQGIERRLEKKGEKGGVIFYDDYAHHPTEIRFTLKALRQRYPEQRIVAIFQPHRYTRTFYLWEDFGEVFEEADILVVTEIYPANESPIPGVSGRLIYDAVILKGKNKEVYYLETFEEIYNMIIKKIKKGDVVITLGAGNIKELCEKFLKD is encoded by the coding sequence ATGAAAAAAAATGATTTGGTTTTTATTAAAAAGAGGTGGCAGATTAAAAAAATTCATTTTGTAGGAATTGGTGGGAGTGGAATGTCCGGTTTAGCATTAGTTTTAAAAAATTTAGGTTTTGAAATTTCCGGTTCGGATATAAAAAAAACCTCCCTAACAGAATTTTTAGAAAAAAATGGTATAAGGGTATATTATTCTCACGATGAAGAAAATGTAAAAAATGCAGATTTAGTAGTGTTCTCTTCTGCTATTCCGCCTTCTAACCCCGAATTGGTTTATGCTAGAAGTTTAAATATCCCAGTAATTCCTCGGGCAGAAATGCTGAGTGAATTGATGCGAATGAAATATTCAATAGCTGTTTCGGGAACTCATGGGAAAACCACTACTACTTCTTTGATTGCTCATATTTTGGAATTCGCTCACAAAGACCCAACCGTAATTATTGGTGGCAGAATACTCGGTATGGATAGTGGTGCTAAGTTAGGTAAAAGTGATTATTTAGTTTGTGAGGCTGATGAATCAGACAAAAGTTTTTTAATGCTTTTTCCTACGGTTGCCGTAGTTACTAATATTGAACCAGAGCATCTCGATCATTATAAAGATTTAATTTCTTTAAAAAGTGCTTTTTTAGAATTTTTAAATAAAACTCCCTTCTTTGGGCTCTGTGTAATTAATGAGGACGACCCGAGTTTAAAAGAAATTAAAAATTCAATAAAAAGAAGGGTATTAACTTATGGTTTTTCTTCAACCGCCGATTTTCAAATTAAAAATATAAAGTTAAGAAAAAATTTTTCTTCTTTTGATTTATACTATAAAAATCAAAAATGGCTCTCTTTGAAAATTCCTTTATTAGGAGTTCATAACATTTTGAATGCTTCTGCTGCAGTAATTGTAGCAAAAGAATTAGGCGTTAAAAAAGAAAAAATAAAGAAGGCTTTAAAAATTTTTCAAGGTATTGAACGACGATTAGAGAAAAAAGGAGAAAAAGGTGGAGTAATTTTTTATGACGATTATGCCCATCATCCGACTGAGATAAGGTTTACTTTAAAAGCTTTGCGACAAAGATATCCAGAACAGCGGATAGTTGCTATCTTCCAACCTCATCGTTATACCAGAACCTTTTATCTTTGGGAAGATTTTGGAGAAGTTTTTGAAGAGGCTGATATTTTGGTGGTGACGGAGATTTATCCGGCTAACGAATCGCCAATACCAGGAGTAAGCGGTAGATTGATTTATGATGCGGTAATTTTAAAAGGAAAAAATAAAGAAGTCTATTACTTAGAAACTTTTGAAGAAATTTATAATATGATAATAAAAAAAATTAAAAAGGGAGATGTGGTAATTACCTTAGGAGCAGGAAATATTAAAGAATTATGCGAGAAATTTTTGAAGGACTAA
- the murB gene encoding UDP-N-acetylmuramate dehydrogenase, whose translation MREIFEGLKGIEVKKNFSLNKISSIGIGGKIRYLVKIKDKNSLPLLKEVIQKEKIKYVFIGKLTNLLFPDGYLDGVAIQYQDDFFEELGKDPPLFKVGAGMGLASLILKLRNLSVSGLEPLIGIPGTVGGAIKMNAGAFGFSISDFVKEIEVFSFKEGFKILKKEKINFDYRFSSIGDDELIISATFELKKDNYNNLIEKYLRIRNEKFPKGKSLGCIFKNPVGLIAGELIEKAGLKNFRIGDAIISDKHANFIINIKRAKFLDVYEMIQIVKEKVQKKFNVLLEEEIKIMDI comes from the coding sequence ATGCGAGAAATTTTTGAAGGACTAAAAGGAATTGAAGTTAAAAAGAATTTTTCTTTAAATAAAATTTCCTCTATTGGTATTGGTGGTAAAATTAGATATTTAGTTAAAATAAAAGATAAAAATTCTTTACCCCTTCTGAAAGAGGTTATCCAGAAGGAAAAAATTAAATATGTTTTTATTGGAAAACTTACTAATCTTCTTTTTCCTGATGGTTATCTAGACGGAGTGGCAATACAATATCAAGATGATTTTTTTGAAGAGTTGGGAAAAGATCCGCCTCTTTTTAAAGTGGGAGCAGGTATGGGTTTAGCAAGTTTAATTTTGAAACTTCGGAATCTTTCGGTCTCGGGTTTAGAACCACTAATTGGTATTCCAGGAACTGTTGGAGGAGCTATTAAAATGAATGCCGGAGCTTTTGGATTTTCCATCTCAGATTTTGTAAAAGAGATAGAAGTTTTCTCCTTTAAAGAAGGCTTTAAAATCTTAAAAAAGGAAAAAATTAATTTTGATTATCGCTTTTCTTCGATTGGCGATGATGAGTTAATAATTAGTGCCACATTCGAGTTAAAGAAAGATAATTATAATAATTTGATTGAAAAATACTTAAGAATAAGAAATGAAAAATTTCCTAAAGGAAAATCCTTAGGTTGTATTTTTAAAAATCCGGTAGGTCTTATTGCTGGTGAATTAATTGAGAAAGCCGGATTAAAAAATTTTCGAATCGGTGATGCGATTATTTCTGATAAACATGCTAACTTTATTATTAATATAAAAAGAGCGAAATTTTTGGATGTCTATGAGATGATTCAAATTGTTAAAGAAAAGGTGCAAAAGAAGTTTAATGTTTTATTAGAAGAGGAAATAAAAATAATGGATATTTAG